The following is a genomic window from Drosophila busckii strain San Diego stock center, stock number 13000-0081.31 chromosome 2L, ASM1175060v1, whole genome shotgun sequence.
acattttttaaatgtctGTTTGTTAGCCTGTTATGTTTTTCTTCTAATTGGGACTTTTACGTGGCCTGTTAAGCTCCAAACATACCTTGCAGCTGTCAAATTTTCCACGCCTTGTTAGTCAAGTACGGACAGTTTCACCTTAGTTGGTCGGGGCCAAAGctgaaatgcaaatgtcaaGAAAAGTGTGGCCCGAAAGCATAAGCCAGGCCAACAGCCCATTCACAGGAAGTCAGTGCGAAACAACAAGAGAGagcacaagagcaacaacgagcaacagcagcagctgttgagaAAATGGCATGTGCAtaagaaaatagaaaatgttcCTTAAGGAAATCTGCTTACAAATGCATGTTGTATaagccactgctgctgctgttgctgcttgggaAATCTGTTACAGTTTTCTGGGCCAGAAGACATTGTCTGCTTGGAGAAAAACGTAGCAGCAAACACTCGACTTCCGTTTCCGCCTCTGTGTTTCATTCgcttttgcagcattttatgcaaatatctatttcatatttaaagcTAGTGCacaaagtcaaataaataaataaatattaaatattgaggCCAAGCGCTCTGCCTCGGCCACGACGCAGCAGTGCCTCatcctgctgcagctgctcctgctgctcctcctcctcctcctcgacTGACTCTGCCTTgggctgcggcggcggcagcttgcCCAACACTTGCAACATTCGATGTAAGCGGTGGCGGGACGCACATGCCTCTGCCGCCCCAAGAGATGAAATGCCAGTGTGATTGAATTCCGTTCAGTAGCACCAAATACTTTCCGGTGTTATATGGCCAATTCCTCGCACATGCTCTCCACATCGTGCGGATGACACAGCAAATCGTTGCTGGAGTAATAGACAAACGTGGGCACAGTGACCAGACTGAGATTATAGCGCGGCGGCAAGTGCTCCCTATACAATTGCATATTCTTATTCGAGCTATAGCTATAGGGCGCGAATCGGCCGCTCTTGATGATTTGTATAAAGTGCTTGACCTGCTTGGCAGCCACACCAGCCGGATAATGTCCAAGCACAACGGGAAACATTTTCTGTAATGAAAGCGCagttagttttaatttgtgcagAAAGAgtgaaaagtttaaaattttggCAGAACCTCTAAGCCTAGCTAGAGAGCTGAAATTTAACACATTTGTTAATAAGATCAATATGTAATTTGGTTTTTGACCAGCGCTTCAACCGATCTCAATACAAATAGACAAAAGCTCGAATCTTCATTTTAAAAACACATGTTAACAGAATTGTTATAGAATTTTGATTAACACATGTTAACAGAATTGTTATAGAATTTTGATTTGAACAAGtagaaaaatatgttttttttgtgaaaaatattgttgattgtatacaatattaaaaatgtttattccTCAACAGGTTTGCAACTCTTTgagcaattacaaatttttctGGATTTTTGCTCTTCATGTTGCTCCGATGTGTGTGAATTTTCTCGTTTATGGGCAACAATGGATAAAAAGCCTTATTACCATTTGATTCTataagaatttattataaacatttcatCTAAGCGTAGCTGATTTGTTTTGCTATACAAAAGTAATATAATATTCACAGAAGTTCCCACTTGCTAGTGTACAACTAAAAATACACACGAGCAACagattgaataaattaaaaacaacactTAAATATAAGAAACAAGTACCtccaattaatttacataccCTGagctacattttttatatttacacttTTAGTAAATGTTTGGCTTTGAGCTAATATTCATtttcaaattacattttggCCAAAGTATACGACTCGCCTTAGCTTACCCGATTGAACTCGTTCCAATTGCGTCCCACAATGCCAAAGACAGCTTCAATGCAAAGACGTTCAGTCTCCTCTGTCATGCGGCACAGAAAGCGAAACTCGCCATTAAACATTTCGGTGATGGAGCTGCCCACAAGGCTCTAAGATAAACTCTAAGTATGGAAACTTTCAACTTTAAGCTTCAAGTACTTACATTGAAATACAAACTAATGGCGCGTATGTAGGGATGATCTTCAGTCTCTTTGGCATAGACAGCTGGCGCCATGGCGTGCATGGAGCTGACTTTCTCATTGTAGGCGGGACGCATGGAGCACATGACAAAGAACGCGGTGCAGCCTTGGGAGTGACCAGcatattgcagctgcttgtagCCCGTCGCTTTGAGCACATAATCGATCATGGCCGGCAGATCGTACATGCCAATCTCATGCCAGCTAAAGTCCCAGAACTTGCTCGAGTCCGGATCCAGGCTGGTGTGATTTCTTGAGTAACGATTGCCACGCGCATTGCCCAGCCACACATCGTAGTTGTGCTCAGCCAGCAAATAGCCTTTGGATTGGGTTGGAGTGAAGTTGCTAATCACTTGCACGTACATTAATCACAAAAGCGGGGGGGGGGACACTCACCCAGACTCACATTGGGACCCATGACAACAAAGCCCGCCGAGCTGTCCACAAGACCGTGTTGCAGCAAAAAGGGCTCGGCGCCCTGCTGGCGTATGCGATGCATTGTGAGTATGTAGCCATCCTCGGTTGTTACATGATGCACTTCCGCCTGGTAGCCatatttggcaattaatttatccTGTTGATGAAATGTTTTgtaagttgcagttgctgaaGCCTTGGGGCCATTAATCTTGGTACCACTGTTAGATTGGAGTCCTGTTTGATGTTTTTGCGCTGAAATTTCTCTTCGGGCGTTTCATCCTCTACGCtctcttcctcctcctcctcctcctcttcgTCCTCCTCATCCTCGTCGCCACCTATAAGCTGCGCCTGCGTTCGTCCAATCAACAAGCACAGACCCAGCACCAACAGCCAACGACGCTGCAttgtcatttgtttataaatataacgcgtaaggttatttaatttttgtcaagcacacacatgcaaatgaaatCGTTAAACATGAAAGTGAAATTTgttggttttctttttaactTTACTCTCGACCACTCAATTTTTGGTCAACTTGAGCGTTACGCGTTGAAATCGAAACTGAAACTTAAACcaaaatcaaaaccaaaacGCTGACGCCTTTCGAACTTCCGCGCTTACAAAGAATAACGAAAACTTTCGATtgagcagcggcaacaacaacaataagatataaacaatattgttttgttgtcattttgttgctgtaatgCTTAACCTATAATTATGGCTAAAAGAGCAATTTGTTTCTCACTTTTTAAACTATTgactaattatatattaagtaaaataattattatgtaaaAAAGAGCAAGCTTCaaaactataatttttattggttaatatactatatttgtttttattatttattttattattcatttaaaagcTCTTAAAACTAATGTCAGCATTCTACTTTAATATTgagcaattatatatatttaaacaattagttaatcaaattattttagttacaatttaatttacaggCTATCTGCTAGTCGACTACTTTATTTAATCGCTTTGTTTTGTGTCtcaactaattaaaaagctCGCCACTGAAAGAGATAACAAGTGAaggtaaaaagaaaaagaaagaaaaattaaGATGCGTGGGTCGCATACAAATAAAGCCCTATGTACAGTGAAGCAACGCTAAGTGCAACTTTCTTTTAGCTGTGCCAGTTTCCATGTAGGTCAAAGTGAACTGATTACTTGACTTGACAACTTGATAAGCATTGAAAATGAAGAAATTTTTGATTAGAGAGTGAAATGTAACAGAAACTTGTTTACCCGAATTAAATGTCAAACTGAAATGAGTTTATTTGAAACATGTTCTAAATTAACAGTTAACTGAAGCTGCTTAGTATGTATactaattcattttaattgctattagTTTATTAACCTGCCGCTGCTTTTATGGGCCaagcttattgttattaattttttttattgtgttggGCGCAATCAAAAGAAAGTAAAAGTGTTGACCAGACGGCCGTTtgtcacattttattttacacttgAGCTTTTAGTATTCAATTCTTTTTATGTTTCTTCGCCTTTGCTTTGGCCACACAGACATATTACATAATTGCCAGTTGGCCATTTAGCCATTTGGCCCGTTGCCAAGACAAATAAGACATTTCGTTAAGCGCGCGCTTTTTAATGAGACTCAATGCTCGTCTTTGATGACAAGGCATTATCCAAGCcactccagctccagctctactactactacaactagAGCTACTTTATTCAATTACATATGATAATTTGCCAGCGAGAAATTGTTCCATTAGCTCAATGAGCTTGTCGTTAACCAGCGTTTTAACCTCGCTGGCAATGAGAAAATCGAAATGATTAAATTTTCGAGCCCCAATGCGACGCACACTGCGCACCGAGTTGAGCATTCGGGCATAGATGCTATGTACGCCCTCGGGCGTGGCAATGGCATCAGTCTCACCAAAGTAAAGTATTATGGGCACTGTTATGTGACTTAGATTATAGCCCATGGCCTCGATGCTCTGATACACTTGCAAGTTCTCAATGGGCCCATAGTCGTAAGCTATGAAATCTCCCGATttccaaagctgctgcaaatgttgAAGCTCACGCGCTGATCCGCCTTGCAATAGATAATCATAGTTGAAAATCTCGAGTAGCTGCCGAGGGTTGTAAGCAGAGTTCTTTAAACGGAAATGTGCTTAGCCATGAGTAGTGAGCTTACCTTTTTGTTATTGAGCGCACTTCCCGCTAAAGTCTTGGCATAAAATTCACATTGCTCCCTCTTCTTATTGCACATGCGACGCATTTCGCCAACTGGAAAGAGTTCAAACCTTTTGGCCTTTTGTCGTGTCTGCGAAtaagaatatttaaagcattaaatatacatgtaacactaatattaaataaaatagattatgttatttatttagtgtcGATTGTATGggccaagtcaagtcaagtctaACAATAAGCTCTTAGATTGAATAGCTTGAGAGATGCCTATGTTGATAGATCTTTTAAATGATTATATCAATAaacatgaaatatttatatgctgaaATGCATAACTTTCAAACAATCCTCAAGCTATTCCGAATagcaattaattgtatttcaCTTGGGAAAAACAAGCAATAGTTCCAACATGAATTGCTTAAACGCGATTTTAACATTATaacttttaagctttaagttcttacaatattatttgattctgacaaaatcaacaacattTCAACATCCACAGAATCctcaaaacatattttttcgTTCATATATTCGATGTACActaatgtttgtatatattatattagagTTAGCCTCTTTTAGGACAAAGCCTTAGGACTCTCTTATTTTCTTCTAATTGTGCTTCagacataaaaattattttataaaattgctagTTGGCTTAACCCGTGCTAATAAATCTACAaagttttccatttttttataCTAGACGACATAATGTAATCtaaaatttagtatttttccTTTGCTAAGTTCGACAATAAGCGTGAGTCTGTATTGTAAAAAGAATATGTAGAAATTAATGAAAGTGAAGTTGAAAAGGTGAAAaagaaatgcattaaaaatattaagcaaagctAGTGAAAGAAGCGTGAGGGAGAGAGACAGGCTGAGAGTCAGCTGATTACATATGCAGTTACTTTTAGGGCCACGCGTTGAGTCAAACTTTTGAGTGGGAGAGTAAGAACTCAGCTCCCATTTCGCTTTGTTCTCTCGCTTATTACTGATAAGCTTATGTAAAGAGCATTAGCTTAGTCttcacttttgcttgcagactctctctctctctcactaaAGCGAGTGCTGTTTGTCTATTTATGGACCTGTGAACATCTGAGCGCACACTCCATGGGGGGTTATCAATTATTTGTGAACCTCGGCGGCGATTAGAGGCTTAAACACTGTTTGTTGTCGCCAAGTCAGCCGCTTATCGATGGTTAGTCTCATCAAAATGTTGAAGCTAAGCAGCCGTTTGCAGCAGCACTCGCTGAGATTGGCGCGCGCCTACGCCAGCAGCGCCGGAGAGGGTGAACGCACCGCACTTTATGATTTCCATGTGCGCCAAGGCGGAAAGATTGTCAACTTTGGTGGCTACGCGCTGCCCGTGCAGTATGCAGACCAAAGCATAATTGCCTCGCATCTGTACACACGCAGCGTGGGCAGCATATTCGATGTGTCGCATATGCTGCAGACCTATGTGCGTGGCAAGGATGCGGCTGCCTGCATGGAAAGCATTTGCACGGCGGATATATTGGACATGCCGGCGGGCAGTGGCAGCTTGACGGTGTTCACCAATGCACAGGCGGGCATATTGGATGATTTGATAGTGAACAAGGTGAGCGAGAAGGAGCTCTATGTGGTCTCCAATGCAGCGATGAAGCAACAGGATATGCAGCTAATGAGCGCTGCTGTGGTAAGTAAGCCGAACTTTggcctttggctttgtttataattgaaCTTTTTGTCGCGCAGTCGCAATTCAAGTCGCAGGGCAAGGATGTGGCCATTGAGTTTCTAGCGCCAGCTGATCAATCTTTGATTGCTGTGCAGGGACCGCAGGTGGCTCAAACGCTTGGCAAGCTGCTCAGCAAGCCCGCAGCCTTGTCGGAACTCTACTTTATGCGCTCGGGACTCTTCGAGCTGGCGGGCATACCCAATGTGCGTATCACGCGTTGCGGCTATACGGGCGAGGATGGTGTGGAGATTTCAGTGCCCTCCAGCCAGGCCGTCAATCTTACAGAAGCGCTGCTGGCAGGCGCTGAGCTGAAGCTTGCTGGTCTGGGCGCCCGAGATTCACTGCGTCTGGAGGCTGGCTTGTGTCTCTATGGCAGCGATATTGATGCCAAGACCACGCCCGTGGAGGCTGCGCTGGCCTGGCTGGTGGCCAAGCGTCGTCGCAGCACTGCAGACTTTCCAGGcgctcaacagctgctgcagcagctcaagcaggGCGTGCAGCGTCGCCGCATTGGCCTGCAGATGCTTGGAGCGAAGGCGCCGCCAGCACGCGCTGGCGTTGCCATTTACAGCGCTGGCCAGCAGGTGGGTCAGCTCACCAGCGGCTGTCCCAGCCCCAGCAAGGGCTGCAACATTGCCATGGGCTACATAGCGGAGCAGCTAAAGGCGCCAGGCACGCGTGTGGAGCTCAAAGTGCGCGATAAGTTCTACGAGGCTGAAGTGACGCGAATGCCCTTCGTCAAGgccaactactacaacaagcccaagcaataaattatcccacaaatacatttttcgTTAATTACCTTGACAAACTTCATAATGTTGCGCACCTGTCGTGCATCAAAGCGCACCTGCTCATGTAGCTGGGACAGCGGTGCGAGCGCCTGCATCAGCGCTATATGCTGCTGGTATCGCGGCTGCAATGCGCAGAGCACCAGAAATGCATTGAATGCCTAAAAGTAGAACATGACAGAATATGTTAGAagtacactgcaagaaatttgCTTATATCCTGCAATTGATTTCAAAGTCGTAGGCGTTGTCATTGTTTCTATTGTCTTTCGGCTATTaaaagctgcttgctttaAAACTTCACAGCTATCAGCTTGCGACTGTTACGCTGCTCAAAAGCTGATTGATGTGAGAGTCAAAGCTATTAGCTTTCAACTATTGCGTCAGCTGTTATTACTTGTAAACGTTTTCAACTAATCTAAAGCTTAAATGGCTTGCTCGTACTTAGTCAGCAAcaagtaaattattaatattaataatatttttgctgattTTCTAAATCGGATAATTAGCtgaatttctttaaattttgttaatgactgctaaaaattgttgttaaagtaaagttacttattgttgttgttttaaaagAGTTACATatctaaattttttattatgatatatgcaaatagtttgcagctgagatattaaatttgttgaaggcatttttaattttgtttgaagGCCGCAATAGTTTTATATACGGAAAACCTTTTTATCGCAAGCAAAACAGacttgaataatttatattataaatggCAATATTCTAATAGACTTTGTCTATTGTCTAAATGCCGTAGCTATACTactgttaaaaaaaagttaataactaGCTATTGTGCTACTTTGTTATTTTCATTAGTATTTTGAAAGGTTACAGTTATGCAAATcatttaagtaaattacaaaatatttagacGGGCAATAAAAAACCAGAATAGAAATTCAATTGCCAAAGAAACATAATCTGCCTTAAAGAGTTTTCTTAacattgtattttgtttgtgttgccATAATCTaagacataaaaaaaacagagcAGACTTGCATTGTTTGatattacatatacatatatcgaatatatattttgtctaGTGGTGAAGCTCTTCATAAATCAaatagttgctgcttgtttaaaGCTATGCCTACACCTATAAATTCTGTTACAGTTCAGAGCTTTTGTCTCACCTGCGAGTGTCCAATTAGCAGTATTTGCTGTGTTTCCAGCTcctgctgcggcagctgctctGCTGAGCCTGAGCCACGTTTTGTATGCTCCACAATGTGGTCAATTATGGCTGGCAAATCGTAGGCGCCATGCTCGTGAAAGCTATAGCGCCAAAATTCCAACATGACATCGGTCAGCTCCAGATGATGCCTGCCATGCGGCGCTGAGCCGCGCAGATTCGCCAGCCACACATCATAGTGGCGTCGATGCAGCTGAAAGCCTGTGCGACACATTGACTCCAACTCCATACGCCACACACTCAATTATTTGTCGCTTACCCAAACTCTTCTCGGCACCCAGACACAGCCAGGAGAGCGCGCTGCCCAACAGACCGTGCAGCAGGAGCACGGGTCGTGCTCCGACTCGCGGCaatcgctgcagctgcagttgataGCCATCGGCTGTGGTCACATTATGCAGCTCATGACTGTATAGTTAGATTGTTGCAACCAGTTCAGCTGCAAGCACACACctcagcaattgttgctgttgctcactGGGGAGGGGGAAACACTTACCGCCGTCCACTTGTAACGCGCCTCCTTCTCTGCCGTATGACAGCACCTCAGGCTAATTAGTATGATGCCGAGCCCAATGAGGTACTGCGTCCATTTGCCTAATTCGCGCATTTTGGCGACCACACTTGACGCGCTACTGAACGCGCTTTTGTCATATTTAGTAGctgcttaattgctttttagctAATAATTACTTGCCGCTTGAATAAGTACACTGTGCGAAAAGCAGCAGTCAATCAGCATATCAATTACACTATTTTACAAACTCGAAATTAAATGTTcgttaaatttgttgtgctatgaaaacgaaaactttGATTAAATGCATCGAGCGTAGAGTATGAAATTTGCTATAATCAAGCGTACTAGACTGTTAGCAACCTGGAAGCCAAGATTAGATATACATAAGTTATACAATGCACAGGTGTTATATATATCGACGCTATATATATCGCTGCTTTTGCTGACTGCGTTTAGTagaaaactaaatacaaaatggGCATTTTATACCATTTGGCGCTTATAGCGCTTGGATTGATTGCATTGGTCAATGCTCAATTGATTGACAACTGCGCGAgacagcaaaataaacttaaacagCTTCAAAATGAAATCATGCCAATATATAGACAATATGGAATTGAAGTTCAACGAGCCCAAGCAAGATGTGAAGCATTCCACTTGAATTTgccgcaaatatttattgaggtttgtatattaaaaaaaaaatggtttgaacatattttttgtacaatttcCTTATGCAGCGTGTCACACCTTTGTATGCAATGCTAAGGAAGCCACCTCCCGGAGTTTATCAGGAGGCAGAGATGCCACCAATTGACCGactatttttttaatggtAAATGAATATACGATTTCAATATGTGCATCCAATTATTGTCCAGTATATTGATGCATGTACTTTTGTCATTTATAAAATGATAATGTGTATTAAAGTAAacaagcatttttattagaaTACGGTGTGAATAGTGACGAAGAACTTGGGACTATGCCAAATTTAGTAACGCTAGCACTTATAGTCTATTAGTTCTTGAACAGACACATGGACTTAGTACGCATAAACTTTAAGCGACCACGCCCCCTACTGCCACTTTCACATATTTCCACATTTTCATGATACCCTCTTCCGTTTATAATGCGGTTAGCCCTGtgtcaaatattatttgttattttgctgTAACtagtttgcttaatttgcttcACTAAATATgacaacatttgcttaagcaaaactttggttttaaaataacatttaactCACTTTATTAAAGCTATAGCATTTATTTGGATTACATCAAAGAATGAATCGCAGTTGCATTTGTAAAAAATACTCCATGCTCTGCTTTCCACTTCAATGAAAGCAACTGAGCTTTGGCtccataaatttttataatttatttcataaaatattctgcttttcgttttttacCGCGTTTCCCTTGTATACCTGACcgcaatgaaattaatttcgcatttcgttttgttttttgcgcttgtcgcagcaaatgcaacaagagtaaattgtttaattgcagctttattaaatttaataaaaaaaaaaagcaaatgcatatgCCAGCATAGCTGACACGCCCACACAGCAGGGCGGACTTGCACGGTCACTGTTGCTGGCAAAAaggactcgactcgactcgactcggcGCTGCTTTCCGTTAATCGACTGCACTTTTGCATCCTGTTGACTGCACAGGGCGAcaggcaacaggcaacagttCCAACTCTCGCACTCCCCTTGGAGCCTTTGGAGCATATGCCACGGCAAGAAGCGCTTTGTGCGATGGCCAGCCATGTCGATGGGCGCCAACAGTGTGTCCTTTGTTGCCACAGTCAGGCCAGCAACCAGACAAGCTCACCCACGCCCGCTCCCTCCCACCctcctcacacacacgcattttcatttaatttggcgtttgcttttggcgcACAGCAGCTTcctttacaaaaaatatatattttcatatgtattttgaacatttttattttttttgcatttcataataattttaataaagttcGCTGCGATTTCGCTTCTCAGTCCAAGTGCAGTCAATTGTTATCTCGCCGGCGATAAGTAaatatgcaattgcaatttccaACTGCCGCCGAGTGTGTGgcatgtttgtatttgtgttgcatgttgtgtgtgtgttttcattCTTGcccgctttttattttatttgttttttacgaCTGAGAACAGACTGTAGAGTTTTACTTTATGAATATAACAGCGCGTGGCATGATAGGCGAAAGGTTTTTAATTGTGCAATGTTGCCGTAGGCATTCTGTGGCTActgcaacataatttaatctattttattttaagctttttgtgAGCgagctttatttaattgcctGGTCATTGAGCAGTGATTGCAATTATTAAGGATATGCAAAAAGTGCGTGTGTGGGCTtgtgaatattttttgttgaatttcaattgcagaggcttttaataaatttatagagcATCAAAGCTGCGGAgacaaatttcattatttctataaaatttatactgGGGTGCCACAGACATCAAATCGGCCTGAAAACTACGGAAAATTAGATTCGAGTTGGCTTAGGACACAGAAATTTCTATTTTAGCGGCAGAAGATGAAATCTCTTTGATTTAAGCAATCGTACAATTTGGATTAAGATAGTTCAGACCACTGGTGCCATATTCTAACCAAAAATTGGTAAAGTcgcttaaaattatataaaaaatcagaaaaaatgcaaattcacaGATGGCTTTGGTGCAATCAATTTCAGAtttaaaaaaggcaaaaactttTCCACATTTCTACTGCAGCTTGTTCCTTTCTCCGAGTTAGCCTTTTTTACCCTTCCTTCCTGCCAGAAACAGCCTATTTCCATAAtcaaaagttggcagcactgctgGCAGCGCTACAGCCAATGCAATTTGACACGCCGCCATTTTGGTTTTACGCCCTCAGCAGTCGAAACGCTCTGAGCGAATTAAAGTATGGATGGCAGCAGAATCGCAGGCGACTTTGGCAGCAAGAAAGATAGAGATAACTATCTGCTGAtagctgcttatctgcttttacacatgcgcacagacaaaaaacaaagaggCCGCCAATCTAAATTAGGCCAGCGCCGCCATCTTGCTTTCGCTCTCAGGAGTCAAAGCGCTCTTAGTGGATAAACGTATGGATGGAAGCAGCGCAACCGACtttagcaagcaagcaagacaGAGAAATCAATAGCTGAGTAGGTTCAGCTGTTTATCTGCTcttacacatgcgcacatacaaaagtcaaagaAGCCGCCAATGTAATATAAGGCACCGCCGCCATCTTGGTTTTACTCTCTCAGCAGTCGATGCGCTCTGAGCGCATAAAAATATGGaggcagcgcagtcgactttggcaagcaaaacaaagacaGCAAGAGCTGCATAagctcagctgcttatctgcttttacacatgcgcagATAAAAATGTCTAGGAGTCCGCCAATGCAATTTGACATCGCCGCCATTTGGTTTTACGCTCTCAGCAGTCGAAGCGCTCTGAGCGAAATAAAGCAGCagaattaatttgatttgaggaccaaaaaaacttattttgcaataaatttgaaagaGCTATAAAAAAGCAACTATGCAcgttatatttaaaaatagtttgtttACAGAGCTGTTAAAGAATGATTAGTAATAATCGTTAGTTTGGATTAATTTACTCAAACCAATTTGCTTATTGATTACAAAAACTTAGAAAACGAAAATTGgacattattttgaattatttgaaataaaattaagacaTTCcaattttcgttttattttgaaatgttaTATAATTCTAATCAATCACTTATATTTTTTCCATAAAAAACAACCGGTTGGCAATCGTAATTGCAAATTCactttataaacaacaattattaaagACAGCTTGGTTAAACAAATTAGCTCTCAACTTGCCGTCATTCGACTATCGATAGTACTGTACTTGTTATgtgacaacaatttgcataaataggTTTCAACTTAATATACAGAAATATGCTTTAGATATTTGGCTTAGAAACAATTATTTGGCAAGTGGAAGCATAAACGAAATAAAATCATTAAGCGTCGCTTACTGTCAACAAATGGCACGCAAACGTTTCAAAAGCAATCAGCGCAGAGCCAAaaggaaataataaaaaaaatcatataggctgaaagccaac
Proteins encoded in this region:
- the LOC108607905 gene encoding lipase 1, coding for MQRRWLLVLGLCLLIGRTQAQLIGGDEDEEDEEEEEEEEESVEDETPEEKFQRKNIKQDSNLTVDKLIAKYGYQAEVHHVTTEDGYILTMHRIRQQGAEPFLLQHGLVDSSAGFVVMGPNVSLGYLLAEHNYDVWLGNARGNRYSRNHTSLDPDSSKFWDFSWHEIGMYDLPAMIDYVLKATGYKQLQYAGHSQGCTAFFVMCSMRPAYNEKVSSMHAMAPAVYAKETEDHPYIRAISLYFNSLVGSSITEMFNGEFRFLCRMTEETERLCIEAVFGIVGRNWNEFNRKMFPVVLGHYPAGVAAKQVKHFIQIIKSGRFAPYSYSSNKNMQLYREHLPPRYNLSLVTVPTFVYYSSNDLLCHPHDVESMCEELAI
- the LOC108607914 gene encoding LOW QUALITY PROTEIN: lipase 1 (The sequence of the model RefSeq protein was modified relative to this genomic sequence to represent the inferred CDS: deleted 2 bases in 1 codon), which codes for MRELGKWTQYLIGLGIILISLRCCHTAEKEARYKWTALNWLQQSNYSHELHNVTTADGYQLQLQRLPRVGARPVLLLHGLLGSALSWLCLGAEKSLGFQLHRRHYDVWLANLRGSAPHGRHHLELTDVMLEFWRYSFHEHGAYDLPAIIDHIVEHTKRGSGSAEQLPQQELETQQILLIGHSQAFNAFLVLCALQPRYQQHIALMQALAPLSQLHEQVRFDARQVRNIMKFVKTRQKAKRFELFPVGEMRRMCNKKREQCEFYAKTLAGSALNNKKLLEIFNYDYLLQGGSARELQHLQQLWKSGDFIAYDYGPIENLQVYQSIEAMGYNLSHITVPIILYFGETDAIATPEGVHSIYARMLNSVRSVRRIGARKFNHFDFLIASEVKTLVNDKLIELMEQFLAGKLSYVIE
- the LOC108600370 gene encoding aminomethyltransferase, mitochondrial — translated: MVSLIKMLKLSSRLQQHSLRLARAYASSAGEGERTALYDFHVRQGGKIVNFGGYALPVQYADQSIIASHLYTRSVGSIFDVSHMLQTYVRGKDAAACMESICTADILDMPAGSGSLTVFTNAQAGILDDLIVNKVSEKELYVVSNAAMKQQDMQLMSAAVSQFKSQGKDVAIEFLAPADQSLIAVQGPQVAQTLGKLLSKPAALSELYFMRSGLFELAGIPNVRITRCGYTGEDGVEISVPSSQAVNLTEALLAGAELKLAGLGARDSLRLEAGLCLYGSDIDAKTTPVEAALAWLVAKRRRSTADFPGAQQLLQQLKQGVQRRRIGLQMLGAKAPPARAGVAIYSAGQQVGQLTSGCPSPSKGCNIAMGYIAEQLKAPGTRVELKVRDKFYEAEVTRMPFVKANYYNKPKQ